In a single window of the Arachis hypogaea cultivar Tifrunner chromosome 6, arahy.Tifrunner.gnm2.J5K5, whole genome shotgun sequence genome:
- the LOC112695355 gene encoding uncharacterized protein has protein sequence MFHSPAMDEWKRSAQIPAFGNWEFANELPITQYFECARQAGLVRYSSSSGESDPCVRDLYSLDFHKPPSTLKKGNRNNRNRERERRCSHGNVNVKGNGNGNGNMRKLKQGKVWDVTEQQRSKQHDVVPLPQSAAPPRPKPVDEDLYKIPPQLLRSTKRKKVLGFISKCLVPAACVS, from the exons ATGTTTCACTCTCCAGCTATGGAT GAATGGAAGAGAAGTGCGCAGATACCGGCGTTTGGGAACTGGGAATTCGCGAACGAGTTGCCAATAACTCAGTACTTCGAGTGTGCAAGGCAAGCTGGCTTGGTTCGTTACAGTTCCTCTTCCGGAGAGAGTGATCCCTGCGTTCGCGACCTTTACTCTCTTGATTTTCACAAACCTCCTTCTACTCTCAAAAAG GGGAATAGGAACAACAGGAacagagaaagagaaaggagGTGCTCTCATGGGAACGTTAACGTTAAGggaaatggaaatggaaatggaaaCATGAGAAAGCTTAAGCAAGGGAAAGTATGGGACGTCACGGAACAGCAACGGAGCAAGCAACACGACGTCGTTCCGCTTCCGCAATCAGCGGCCCCTCCTCGACCAAAACCCGTTGACGAAGATCTTTATAAGATCCCTCCCCAGCTCCTTCGTTCTACCAAAAgg AAGAAAGTGCTGGGCTTCATTTCCAAGTGTTTGGTACCCGCTGCATGTGTTTCATga
- the LOC112695356 gene encoding U-box domain-containing protein 9 isoform X1 gives MARRERGLSASAADGGGGKAAELKEKLRGLVKAILEDDDYTTRHAEDAIATLSTLRDLKRASPSSFYDFSFPVPPEFRCPISTELMTDPVILATGQTYDRAYIQRWLDEGHRTCPQTQQVLSHTNLTPNYLVRDMIAQWCKEHAIEMPKPVQDINQVVSNADRDHLDSLLHKLSLSVSDQKEAARELRLLTKRMPSFRTLFGESVDVIPQLLSPLSPNTAHVHPDLHEDLITTILNLSIQDDNKKVFGEDPTVIALLIDALKSGTIQTRSNAAAAIFTLSALDSNKHIIGKSGAIKHLLDLLEEGQPLAVKDAASAIFNLCLVHENKGRTVREGAVRVILKKIMDHILVDELLAILALLSSHPKAIEEMGDLGAVAFLLAIIREGTSERTKENCVAILYTICYGDRTKLKEVREEEKANGTLSKLARHGTSRAKRKANGILERLNRSPCLTHTA, from the exons ATGGCGAGGAGAGAGAGAGGTTTGTCTGCATCTGCGGCGGATGGAGGTGGTGGAAAAGCGGCGGAATTGAAGGAGAAGCTGAGGGGGCTGGTGAAGGCCATCTTGGAGGACGACGACTACACCACGCGCCACGCTGAAGACGCCATCGCCACTCTATCGACTCTTAGGGATTTGAAGAGAGCATCGCCCTCATCCTTCTATGATTTCAGCTTCCCCGTTCCTCCTGAATTTCGATGCCCCATTTCCACCGAGTTGATGACGGATCCTGTTATCTTGGCCACCGGACAG ACTTATGATCGGGCATACATTCAGAGGTGGTTGGATGAAGGGCATAGAACATGCCCTCAAACCCAACAAGTCCTTTCTCACACTAATCTTACTCCAAATTACTTGGTCCGGGACATGATTGCGCAGTGGTGTAAAGAGCATGCAATTGAGATGCCAAAGCCGGTTCAGGACATCAACCAAGTAGTAAGTAATGCGGATAGAGACCACTTGGATTCATTACTTCATAAGCTGTCATTGTCTGTCTCTGATCAGAAAGAAGCTGCAAGAGAGCTTCGCCTCCTAACAAAGAGAATGCCTTCCTTTAGAACCCTCTTTGGGGAGTCGGTTGATGTGATTCCACAGTTGCTCAGTCCATTATCGCCTAATACGGCTCATGTTCACCCCGATCTCCATGAGGACTTGATTACAACTATTCTAAATCTCTCGATTCAAGACGATAATAAGAAAGTATTTGGAGAGGATCCAACTGTCATTGCTCTTCTCATTGATGCCTTGAAATCCGGAACAATTCAAACAAGGAGCAATGCCGCAGCAGCCATTTTCACATTATCGGCTCTTGACTCCAACAAGCACATCATTGGAAAGTCTGGAGCCATCAAACATTTGCTTGACCTTTTAGAGGAGGGACAGCCATTAGCCGTGAAAGATGCTGCCTCAGCTATATTCAACCTATGTCTTGTGCACGAGAATAAAGGGAGGACCGTGAGAGAAGGTGCAGTCCGGGTCATTCTGAAGAAGATCATGGACCACATTCTAGTTGATGAGTTGCTCGCTATATTGGCACTCCTTTCCAGCCATCCCAAGGCCATTGAAGAAATGGGGGATCTTGGAGCTGTAGCTTTCTTGCTGGCTATCATAAGGGAGGGCACGTCAGAGCGAACCAAGGAGAATTGTGTTGCAATTTTATATACAATCTGTTACGGTGATAGAACAAAGTTGAAGGAagttagagaagaagaaaaagccaacgGTACCCTGTCTAAACTTGCACGACACGGGACTTCAAGGGCAAAAAGGAAGGCTAATGGAATTCTTGAGAGGCTCAATCGATCACCCTGCTTAACACACACTGCTTAA
- the LOC112695356 gene encoding U-box domain-containing protein 9 isoform X2 yields the protein MCCCQMQTYDRAYIQRWLDEGHRTCPQTQQVLSHTNLTPNYLVRDMIAQWCKEHAIEMPKPVQDINQVVSNADRDHLDSLLHKLSLSVSDQKEAARELRLLTKRMPSFRTLFGESVDVIPQLLSPLSPNTAHVHPDLHEDLITTILNLSIQDDNKKVFGEDPTVIALLIDALKSGTIQTRSNAAAAIFTLSALDSNKHIIGKSGAIKHLLDLLEEGQPLAVKDAASAIFNLCLVHENKGRTVREGAVRVILKKIMDHILVDELLAILALLSSHPKAIEEMGDLGAVAFLLAIIREGTSERTKENCVAILYTICYGDRTKLKEVREEEKANGTLSKLARHGTSRAKRKANGILERLNRSPCLTHTA from the coding sequence ATGTGTTGTTGCCAAATGCAGACTTATGATCGGGCATACATTCAGAGGTGGTTGGATGAAGGGCATAGAACATGCCCTCAAACCCAACAAGTCCTTTCTCACACTAATCTTACTCCAAATTACTTGGTCCGGGACATGATTGCGCAGTGGTGTAAAGAGCATGCAATTGAGATGCCAAAGCCGGTTCAGGACATCAACCAAGTAGTAAGTAATGCGGATAGAGACCACTTGGATTCATTACTTCATAAGCTGTCATTGTCTGTCTCTGATCAGAAAGAAGCTGCAAGAGAGCTTCGCCTCCTAACAAAGAGAATGCCTTCCTTTAGAACCCTCTTTGGGGAGTCGGTTGATGTGATTCCACAGTTGCTCAGTCCATTATCGCCTAATACGGCTCATGTTCACCCCGATCTCCATGAGGACTTGATTACAACTATTCTAAATCTCTCGATTCAAGACGATAATAAGAAAGTATTTGGAGAGGATCCAACTGTCATTGCTCTTCTCATTGATGCCTTGAAATCCGGAACAATTCAAACAAGGAGCAATGCCGCAGCAGCCATTTTCACATTATCGGCTCTTGACTCCAACAAGCACATCATTGGAAAGTCTGGAGCCATCAAACATTTGCTTGACCTTTTAGAGGAGGGACAGCCATTAGCCGTGAAAGATGCTGCCTCAGCTATATTCAACCTATGTCTTGTGCACGAGAATAAAGGGAGGACCGTGAGAGAAGGTGCAGTCCGGGTCATTCTGAAGAAGATCATGGACCACATTCTAGTTGATGAGTTGCTCGCTATATTGGCACTCCTTTCCAGCCATCCCAAGGCCATTGAAGAAATGGGGGATCTTGGAGCTGTAGCTTTCTTGCTGGCTATCATAAGGGAGGGCACGTCAGAGCGAACCAAGGAGAATTGTGTTGCAATTTTATATACAATCTGTTACGGTGATAGAACAAAGTTGAAGGAagttagagaagaagaaaaagccaacgGTACCCTGTCTAAACTTGCACGACACGGGACTTCAAGGGCAAAAAGGAAGGCTAATGGAATTCTTGAGAGGCTCAATCGATCACCCTGCTTAACACACACTGCTTAA